In Alteracholeplasma palmae J233, a single genomic region encodes these proteins:
- the secG gene encoding preprotein translocase subunit SecG yields MKAADYLILIVSFLLIANVLLLQSDDDGMNSFTGVASEQYKNRKMQGSELFLNRSMMVLTAFFIGFIFWSNSIDRLF; encoded by the coding sequence TTGAAAGCTGCAGATTATTTAATATTAATTGTTTCATTCTTACTTATCGCAAACGTTTTATTATTACAATCAGATGATGATGGAATGAATTCATTCACAGGGGTTGCATCAGAACAATATAAAAATCGTAAAATGCAAGGTTCAGAGTTATTCTTAAATAGATCAATGATGGTTCTTACAGCGTTTTTTATCGGATTTATATTTTGGTCTAATTCAATTGATAGATTATTCTAA